A section of the Venturia canescens isolate UGA chromosome 11, ASM1945775v1, whole genome shotgun sequence genome encodes:
- the LOC122418130 gene encoding uncharacterized protein, protein MEKRCCAAILILVFGIIQVYSQLQSDNLVNHNRDYAMSIIEKELDYLNDQFPTSEPQSYLTPEEEFQHKSLLQLQQYFNNKIFAGASKIEALKSTIEKYSDLVANVVEHVKSNQ, encoded by the exons ATGGAGAAACGTTGCTGCGCTGCGATCttgattctcgtttttgggATCATCCAGGTCTATTCTCAACTTCAAAGTGACAAT CTTGTTAACCACAATAGAGACTACGCGATGTCGATTATAGAAAAGGAATTGGACTACCTCAACGACCAATTTCCAACATCCGAGCCGCAGTCGTATCTGACTCCAGAAGAAGAATTTCAGCATAAAAGTCTCTTACAACTCCAACAATATTTCAACAACAAAATCTTCGCTGGTGCCTCCAAGATAGAAGCGTTGAAATCCACTATAGAAAAGTACTCTGATCTAGTTGCCAACGTTGTTGAACATGTAAAGTCCAATCAGTGA
- the LOC122418106 gene encoding rac GTPase-activating protein 1-like yields MALGSHSKLQELSKFLKHSFDIETTLSRDACFSCGMRQQLDNKVMKRCRTCNSTIHEGCKDFVEFPCDPDLPKGPIDYYAPEQAPRIPILVIACVKAIVSRGMKTEKLYLTDGHPHVARVLTEDFFNNGRVRNLNGLDVHSITMALKKCLSSFSGRLIDGQLRAEFVSASFINEKLEQDEALYQALLKLPQPNRETLALVIKHLQRVAATPECKVDLLELSQEFAQILVGRGKRETPETVKDAEWVYQFTIVDNLLKLSSEHWNKLTSFSVVPTPAAKRRSRFF; encoded by the exons ATGGCGTTAGGATCGCATTCGAAATTACAAGAACTCTCCAAATTCCTGAAACACAGTTTTGACATCGAAACTACCCTGTCTCGGGATGCGTGCTTCTCGTGTGGAATGAG GCAACAGCTCGATAATAAAGTGATGAAAAGATGCCGCACCTGTAATTCAACGATTCACGAAGGGTGCAAAGATTTCGTTGAATTTCCATGCGACCCAGACCTTCCGAAG GGTCCCATCGACTACTATGCGCCGGAACAAGCTCCGAGGATACCGATCCTGGTGATCGCCTGTGTCAAAGCGATTGTGTCGCGTGGTATGAAGacggaaaaattgtatttgacgGACGGACACCCTCACGTAGCGAGGGTGTTGACGGAGGATTTCTTCAACAACGGAAGAGTTCGAAATCTCAATGGACTCGACGTGCACTCGATAACGAtggctttgaaaaaatgtctgtCCTCGTTCAGCGGGCGGCTGATCGATGGTCAGCTTCGGGCCGAGTTTGTGAGCGCGAGttttataaacgaaaaactcgaACAAGACGAAGCGCTTTACCAAGCGCTTCTCAAGCTCCCGCAACCGAATCGCGAGACTCTCGCTCTCGTTATTAAGCATTTGCAAAGAGTCGCGGCTACTCCGGAATGCAAAGTAGATCTGCTCGAGCTTTCCCAAGAATTCGCACAGATTCTCGTTGGCAGGGGAAAACGAGAAACACCCGAAACTGTGAAGGACGCTGAGTGGGTTTACCAGTTCACG ATCGTCGATAATTTGCTGAAACTTTCCTCGGAACATTGGAATAAACTCACTAGCTTTTCGGTTGTTCCAACGCCAGCCGCCAAGCGTCGTAGCCGTTTCTTCTAA
- the LOC122418129 gene encoding rac GTPase-activating protein 1-like — protein sequence MDDPTLYIRQSNTRLVEIVVNGYLKTKKVPSNMHKLNDNTIASILMKFFSSLSEPLINGTYMNNFVAALEIRERTGRDTALHKALSSLPQPNAETLVYLLRHLKKIVKNSENRAKDLANAFGPVLVGWVHTTEEFTPQAMSRQASYKSLIIESLLQINLKPWLRFVDVEQRASSSMRRSKPFLRTLADLLKSRRSKTPSPRNQATFMQSL from the exons ATGGACGACCCAACTTTGTACATAAGACAAAGTAATACGAGGCTGGTCGAGATCGTGGTGAATGGGTACCTCAAAACCAAAAAAGTGCCCTCGAACATGCACAAGCTCAACGACAACACGATTGCCTCGattctcatgaaatttttctcatccCTGAGCGAGCCACTCATCAATGGCACGTACATGAATAATTTCGTCGCTGCACTTGAGATTCGTGAGAGAACAGGTAGAGACACAGCACTTCACAAAGCGCTGTCGAGTCTGCCGCAGCCCAATGCTGAGACTCTCGTTTATCTTCTTaggcatttgaaaaaaatcgttaaaaattcggAGAACAGAGCTAAAGATTTGGCCAATGCGTTTGGACCTGTGTTGGTCGGTTGGGTGCACACTACGGAAGAATTTACTCCGCAAGCGATGTCCAGGCAGGCAAGCTATAAGTCCTTG ATTATCGAAAGCCTGTTGCAAATTAACTTGAAACCGTGGCTGCGTTTCGTAGATGTCGAGCAGCGTGCTTCGAGTTCGATGCGCCGATCCAAGCCATTTTTGCGTACCTTGGCCGATTTATTGAAATCTCG TCGGTCAAAAACCCCATCACCCCGGAACCAAGCCACCTTCATGCAGTCGCTGTGA
- the LOC122418107 gene encoding rac GTPase-activating protein 1-like yields the protein MAAANRATRPLGYYAPMIPPLVPSLVVACIKEIEKRGMTEDDLYQEDGDPRLAQLFVKRYLQTKKLNDLSEIDVPTVTLVLRIFLRSLAEPLVTNELREEFIHASVERDSEERNKLLLRVIQKLPRANRDTLAYLMRHLQRVAIYLDSRVLIKDLAIIFALAVVGGNAQVGRRLRETVVESLLLLHPEHWKRFLSPYQPRFVRNIKKGIRNYIDDRKSQGNGELTASPWVQNLPERPASRFSRVPKMVHHSLKRLLPKRRGTNASSRIYWDPQSGVGQWI from the exons ATGGCAGCAGCAAATCGAGCCACC aGACCTCTTGGTTATTATGCGCCGATGATCCCACCGTTGGTGCCATCTCTCGTCGTCGCATGCATCAAGGAAATAGAGAAGCGTGGTATGACGGAGGATGATTTGTACCAGGAGGACGGCGACCCTCGCCTAGCTCAATTATTCGTCAAACGATACCTGCAGactaaaaaattgaacgactTGAGTGAAATCGACGTTCCCACGGTAACGCTGGTGctgagaatatttttgagatCGTTGGCCGAGCCTCTCGTTACTAATGAACTTCGAGAAGAATTTATCCATGCGTCTGTGGAACGAGACAGCGAAGAAAGGAATAAACTACTGCTTCGAGTGATACAGAAACTCCCACGAGCGAATCGCGACACTCTTGCTTATCTTATGCGTCACTTACAACGAGTCGCCATCTATCTTGATTCGCGAGTACTCATCAAAGATCTGGCCATCATTTTTGCACTCGCAGTGGTCGGTGGCAACGCCCAAGTTGGACGTCGCCTGCGAGAAACG GTTGTCGAGAGCTTGTTGCTACTCCATCCGGAACATTGGAAGCGCTTCCTCAGTCCCTACCAACCTCGG TTTGTTAGGAATATCAAAAAGGGAATTCGGAACTACATCGACGACAGGAAAAGTCAGGGGAACGGGGAACTCACCGCATCGCCATGGGTCCAGAATCTTCCTGAGCGTCCGGCCTCTCGCTTCAGCAGGGTCCCCAAAATGGTGCACCACTCTCT aAAGCGTCTCTTGCCGAAAAGACGGGGCACGAACGCGAGTAGCAGAATCTACTGGGATCCTCAGAGTGGTGTCGGACAGTGGATTTAA
- the LOC122418173 gene encoding uncharacterized protein isoform X3, giving the protein MHTASATIKGTPAFLEEYVYTTHAHFQSSMFTRTERIPKQILAVLTVTVNIGTRPESLDSARSRTFSDCKHAKRKKQKISAKICKVLGDRFSASSLQINRGFQSFFLKKVG; this is encoded by the exons ATGCATACTGCCAGCGCCACCATAAAGGGGACTCCGGCGTTTTTGGAGGAATACGTATACACGACACACGCTCACTTTCAAAGTAGTATGTTTACGCGCACGGAGCGAATACCAAAGCAAATACTCGCAGTACTCACAGTCACAGTCAATATCGGAACACGgcccgagtctcttgattctgCTCGCTCGCGTACCTTCTCGGATTGCAAA CAtgccaaaagaaaaaaacaaaaaatatctgcAAAAATATGTAAAGTGTTGGGAGACCGATTCAGCGCTTCAAG CTTGCAGATCAACCgaggttttcaaagttttttcctgaaaaag GTTGGCTAG